CTGAGTCAGAAGACTTGGGAAATGGGAGAGACGGAGCGAATCAAGGTAACGGAAATGTCTGGGCGCTTCATATTTAATCAAGGGGGGAAAACACTTGGTAAAACACAACCCCTGTCATTAGACGGTTTTGTGAATTGTGCAAACGCTTCCCGTTTGCTGTTTAAGGAGGGCACTGAGCTTAACTGGAAGGCAAGGGCCTTAGGATCATCACGCAGGATACTGTTAATGGACCGCCACCCAGTAGCACAGCTGCAACTAGAGCTTTAACATCTCTGTCTGTATACATATTCTGGACGGGCTGGGCGTGTTAAATAAATCACTGACCTCAGTACACATGGTATTTGCTTCTTTTACCTTAAAGGGTTATTTAGAGAGTAATACCCATTATATAGGAGATTGGAGGTGAGGCATGGTTTCAAGATTTTTTCAAAGCTTGCCAAAAAATCGAGGCTTCTCCATCTAAGGAGGCCTCAGAAGTTTCTTCCAAGTCTCATTTTGGATGGGAAAGATAATTAGCATTTCTGAATGCTTATCTATGTACTAAGCTCTGTGCTGggttatcatatatatatatatataaattatacataatatatataatttcatgtaCTCTTTCCAACAACCTGTAAGGTAAGCATTATTATCCGCATTCTACAGATGAGGCTGGAACCTCAGGTGAGTGCAGACACAGGCAAGACTTCTTAAACCTGGGTCTGTCTGATTCCAAATCCAGGTCTGTCTGTAGGACACACTTCCTGGGCCTCGGCATAATGGAAATACAGCTGTGGCTTTATCCTAAGTAAAAACATCACAGGAGCCAATTCCTCCACCTGGGGAGGTTCTCAGGATATAGCTAGCCTTCTCTGAGAAATACTGAAAGGGATAAGCACTGAGAAATATCCCAGGGGAGGCACTGTCCCCGGGTCAGAACTGGAGGCTAATCAACTATAGCTCCCAGTTAGATATTCAACAGTCTGCGAGTGACACAGGTCATTTTGTACATCGACAGATACGCATGAGGTGGGGCGCAGGGTACCTCTTCCCCACCAAATTATGAGCTCAGGACTAAGGCAAAGAAGTGACATTAAAGGTACTCGAGTCAGGAAATGAGCTGTCCATCCCACTGACTCTGGGCCACAGGTACTCTGACTGCCTACAAGTACAGCCTGCTGGGGCTGAGAATCCAGGACTGCACGGCGGATCACGCCTTATACTTCCCTCGCCTCCCACTCACTGTCCCTCGGCCCTTCCTGATCTGGCTCCTGTCCCCTGCTCCCACGGCCAACCGTGCTGTCAAAGGTCACCTCCTAATGGACAAATCCTAACCACTTCTCCTGTCGGTCATCATCCTCCTCAAACTCTCGAGGGAACTCAACTCTGCTGACCAGGGGGTCTCCTCCTgattctctctcctccctgggcCACAAGGTGAACACAGACTCTTTCCCCAGTAAAGAAGCAGTGGGCAGGTGGGCTGGGAAGAGACAGATCTGGGGTTGCTACTTACTAGCTTTGGGATTTTAAACAAAGTTATTTCATcattctgtgcctcagtctcctcatctgtaaaatggggatgaaatgTTACCTATCCTACTTATCTTCTGAGGATgttgtgaagataaaatgagataaactAAGCATTGGTCCTCCCTCTAAAGCTAGAAAATACACAACGAAGATGGTGCTATTTTCATTCTGAATCATACCAGCCTTGTGGAGAAGCAAAAACTTTCAGCAGCTGTGAATaaatgtcttttctctctctactccttttgtttgtttatttttactttttggccatgcagcatgtgggatcttagttccctgaccagggactgaacctgtgctccctgcattgaaaatgctgagtcttaaccactgggccagagggaaggaggggaagtgCCTCCCTCTATTCTACTATGAAGGAAATAATACCCACACACCAAAATGAGTCTGGCAGAAACCATGCCTGCTCCTGGGGCATTAACTTTTAGCAGAGCAAAGATTCAGGTCTCTGAAAACAGTGTTATAAAATGCAAACTTTCAGGAGTACAAGTGATTGGCTTGCTAGAATTTCTGCTATTTTCCTCCAAGGCTGATTATCCTATCAAACTGAGCGATAAAGATGTGATGCAACAAACTGGGAACAGCAGGGACTTAGCTTATCTCTTCACTTCATTCTGGACACTCCTGAAAGCAGttcttttcacatctcttctgcTCCATACCTCCCACCCCCATTCCTTCTTAAACAATGTTATTATTTAAAGACATCCATGCACTGTTCTTTCTCCTGAATCTAAAGCTGTTTAGAACTTTCCCACTCATCTTTTCCAATCTCTCGCATCACAAGCAACCCCATTCaacagtagtttaaaaaaataaagaaaaataaatgtgaagaaaagTTTACGCACTTGTTTTACCTGTATGAGTCCTGGTGTGGGTCTTCAGGTGGTCGGAACGGGAGAACTTTCGCTGACAAGTTTTACACTGGAATGGTTTCACACCTAAACGGACAGAGAAGGTCTAGCCGCGGCCCTAACCGTGTGGGGGCATAGCAAGGCCCACAAGGCCCGCTTCCCGGTGGCCTGAGGAGTTGGGCATTTCCAGCCATACCTGCAGTGTCTGGCTCGCCCTCAGATTTCCCCAACACCCCAGGCCCAGCAGGAGCCACCTAATACCGCACAGTAATCCTTGAAGACCTGTTGTCTTGGGAACAACTATTGCTTAACCACAAGTGTCCAGCTTCTCAGAGAAGTTTCAGCTGTGTCTGAGACTGAAAAAGTGAATCACACACTACAGATGGGACTTTGCTCTCCCCTCACCCGTGTTCTTTACTGACACTCAGTGTATCATCAGCAAATTGCTAGTGGGAATATCATGATTCTGTGGTTTTCAGGGGAAATGTGGGacgtttccttttcttttcttttcttttttttttttttaagagaaggtaAATCCCCAGCAATTAGGAGGGAAAATTATTGGAGAAACTTGAAAAAGGGCTGACCCTCTCACACCCATATTGAACAATAAAAAGAATCACAAAATCAACAATGACCCAAGGGAACACACTGCCAGCAACGAGAAGGGAGCCTACAAACCTGTGTGTCTCCTTTGGTGTCTTTTGAGCTGGTCTGAACGAGAAAACCTTCGTTCACAGTCCTTGAAGTCACACTGGTATGGTTTCTCACCTTGGGGAAGATACGTATTCCATTGGAAAATGATATTGGAAATAAAGATCTCATTAGAGGCAACTTCTCTTATTGGGACTGAAAGGATCCCAAAATGCTGAAAGGCATTTGGGTGGAAGGTTTCAGGGATATGCTGTCAAccttagggggcttcccaggttgctctaGCAGTAAgaaactggcctgccaatgcaggagatggtaagagacgcaggttcaaccctgggtcaggaagacgctctggagaagggcatggcaatccactccaatatcttgcctggggaattcccaaggacagaggagcttggcgggctattttccttagggtcacagagtcagacacgactgaagtgacttcgcatgcatgcatgccaaacCACAGGGTTAGGAGGAAGTCCcacctacatatatatattcatgggCGGGAGGCATGGAATTAGGGGATGGGTGAATAAGGCTGAGTTGGAAGCGAAGGGAACTCGGGTTCTGGAGTTTGACATGGTGGGGAATATCCAGCTCTTTCAATCTGCTGGGTGAGGTGTCGTTTCCTCACTGTGAAACGGGGCCAATAACCTGACAGCTTCCAAGGACTTGTAAACAGATTACAACAGACCATCCACAGAAGGGCTTAGCCTAGAGCCTAGCACAGAGGCAGTGCTCAAAAAATACTGGCAGctaatatttaaacaaataataaaccAAAGCGGTCTTAAGTCCAAGACTTGAGTTTGTGGCAGAATTCTGGGATGGATGTCCCCTAGAGCTGGCCCCGTGGAGTAAGTACTTTATGTTTTATGGCCTAAAGCTCTGGTATTCTCTGCTACTGACTTCCCAACCCTGAGTTAGGTATAAACAACTCCAGGGTTGTAAGATGTTCAAATTAAACCAGGAGCCAGAGCCTTAGAGTTCTGGGTATCCCTTTACTCGAGAGAAGACAGGAATGGGATTACACAACCTCCTGCCTCACAGTGAAGCCCTGCCCCTGTCTTTGCAGGAAAAGTTCAGCCAAATCCCAGGAACTGCGCCCCCTGAGTGCACTGAGCAACCCTGGACCGTCCCACCTTCTTATGAGAATTCTGAGTCACCAGCATTCTGGGATGGAGAGCAAGCGATCCCAGGATCAGCCGGTTCTTTCTGTTGTTGGGCAGTTCTTGGTTCCTTTCCAGCCTCAAGACCTCCTCTGCTTCCCTGATTCATCTATACTCCTGCTCTATAGAGCTCACCATTCCTGAACCCTGCCTTATACTTCGCTCACACTAAACATCCTCCATCCCCATCTCCAGATTCCTAACCCATCATAAACTCTATGGCACGTCCCTCTCAAATGCTGTTTCCTCTGTGATGCCTTCTTGGAAGCTTCCTGTTCACATAGAAAGCCTTTCCTTCCCTCATTACAGAATGGCTGACATGGGGCCTTGTCAGATCCACCGTCTGCCACCGACTGGAAAATCCTGAGAGCAGGAAACTTTCCTCAACTTTCTATTGATATCCAGCCTAGTGCCTTAACTTCAGCTCTTCAAGCTGGAAAAAGCAACACTTCTATCCAGTCTCATgtcttttttctgcctttctgcTTATGCTCATCCTTTACTTTCTCTGCCTGACCCTGCCTACCCCTTACTGGTTAATCCAAGCCCTTCCTTCTTCAAGAAACAAACGATGCTCACTCAGAAAAATACCCTCTGAATGAATCTTTACAGAGCCTCCAGATTCACTCAATCATCACACAGTCTCTTCTCCCTTTTCACTTTTGTATGTCTTGCCTCCAAAACAGACCATCGACTCTTTGAGCAAGGGGCTTGTGACTTGGAGTTAAAAGGCATGAGTTTGAGTCTTCCCTATATCCTACCCACCGGATAATTGTTTTGTTTgtgataataaaatgaaataatgaatgtagAGAATTTGGCCCATGGAAAGTATTTAATAAAAGGTTCTTAACATAATAGTAGAGAAGActatatacatggacatcacctgatggtcatcaccaaaatcagactgattatattctttgtagccaaagacggagaagctctatacagtcagcaaaaacaaggccaggagctgactgtggctcagatcatgaacttcttattgccaaattcagacttaaattgaagaaagcagggaaaaccactagatcattcaggtatgacctaaatcaaatcccttatcattatacagtcaaagtgagaaatagatttaagggcctagatctgatagatagagtgcctgatgaactatggaatgaggtttgtgacattgtacaggagacagggatcaagaccatccccatggaaaagaaatgcaaaaaggcaaaatggctgtctggggaggccttacaaatagctgtgaaaagaagagaagcgaaaagcaaaggagaaaaggaaagatataagcatctgaatgcaaagttccaaagaatagcaagaagagataagaaagccttcttcagcgatcaatgcaaagaaacagaggaaaacaacagaatgggaaagactagagatctcttcaagaaaattagagataccaagggaacatttcatgcaaagatgggctcgataaaggacagaaatggtatggacctaacagaagcagaagatattaagaagagatggcaagaatacacagaagaactgtacaaaaaagatcttcatgacccagataatcacgatggtgtgatcactgacctagagccagacatcctggaatgtgaagtcaagtgggccttagaaagcatcactacgaataaagctagtggaggtgatagaattccagttgagctatttcaaatcctgaaagatgatgctgtgaaagtgctgcatccaatatgccagcaaatttggaaaactcagcagtggccacaggactggaaaagggcagttttcattccaatcccaaagaaaggcaatgccaaagaatgctcaaatgactgcacaattgcactcatctcacatgctagtaaagtaatgctcaaaattctccaagccaggcttcagcaatatgtgaaccgtgaacttcctaatgtttaagcggttttagaaaaggcagaggaaccagagatcaaattgccaacatccgctggatcatggaaaaagcaagaaagtttcagaaaaacatctatttctgttttattgactatgccaaagcctttgactgtgtggatcacaataaactgtgggaaattctgaaagagatgggaataccagaccacctgatctgcctcttgagaaatttgtatgcaggtcaggaagcaacagttagaactgaacatggaacaacagactggttccaaataggaaaaggagtacgtcaaggctgtatattgtcaccctgcttatttaacttctatgcagaggacatcatgagaaacgctggactggaagaaacacaagctggaatcaagattgctgggagaaatatcaatcacctcagatatacagatgacaccacccttatggcagaaagtgaagaggaactaaaaagcctcttgatgaaagtgaaagaggagagtgaaaaagttggcttagagctcaacattcagaaaacgaagatcatggcatccggtcccatcacttcatgggaaatagatggggaaataatggaaacagtgtcagactttatttttttgggctccaaaatcactgcagatggtgactgcagccatgaaattaaaagatgcttactccttggaagaaaagttatgaccaacctagatagcatattcaaaagcagagacattactttgccaacaaaggtccatctagtcaaggccatggtttttcctgtggtcacgtatggatgtgagagttggactgtgaagaaggctgagtgccaaagaattgatgcttttgaactgtggtgttggagaagactcttgagagtcccctggactgcaaggagatccaaccagtccattctgaaggagatcagccctgggtgttctttggagggaatgatgctaaagctgaaactccagtactttggccacctcatgcaaagagttgactcattggaaaagactctgatgctgggagggattgggggcaggaggagaagggaatgacagaggatgagatggctggatggcatcattgactcgacggacatgagtctgagtgaactccgggagttggtgatggacagggaggcctggcatgctgcgattcatggggtcgcaaagagttggacatgactgagcgactgaactgaactattattgGGAATAGATACAAAAAGATGGCACTCTTTCAAGAAGGGGACTTCAGTGATGTTAAATACCCTTCCCTCCTCGTCTTCTGCACGGAAGAGTTTCTTAAAGGCTCCGGCAGGTCTGAAGGTCATGGCTATATTTCTTACTGCCTTCCCTTCCCACAGACATCTAACCCTTACTGTTTTCTAAGTgcctcttttccattataatttctaCAACCATATTGACTTCAGTGTATTCTCTTGTATTTATCTAGGCAGAATTTTACTTTATCATTTTCCTTATAATCAGATACGTTGCAAATGATCTCATTTGGGGAAATACATAACAACACAACATGCAACTTCTCATCTTCAGCTTAAAGCAGgcggtctgctgctgctgctgctgctaaagtcgcttcagtcgtgtccgactctgtgtgacctcatagacggcagcccaccaggctgcgccgtccctgggattctccaggcaagaacactggagtgggttgccatttccttctccaatgcataaaagtgaaagtgaggtctctcagtcgtgtctgactcttagcgaccccatggactgcagcctcccaggctcctccatccatgggattttccaggcaagagtactggagtggggtgccactgccttctccgataatcaGATACTTTTCAAATGATCTCATTTGGGGAAATACATAACAACACAACATGCAACTTCTCATTTTCAGCTTAAAGCAGGCGGTCTACTGAGTATAAACTCAGGTCTATGCCAGAACTGTAGCCTTCACTGTAGCCTTCAGACACAATGGCTTAGCAAAGACCAATGGTCTAAAGAGATCTGAACCCagctcattttcttcttcagcttcCCCAAAGAAAAGTCTGCAGtaacaataaaacaatgaaagtgaaagtcattcagttgtgtctgactctttgtgaccccatggactatacagtccacagaattctccaggccagaacactggagtgggtagccactattcttctccaggggatcttcccaagccagggattgaacccaggtctcccacattgcaggcggattctttaccagctgagccacaagggaagcccaagaatactggagtgggtagcctatcccttctccaccggatcttcccaagccaggagtcaaaccagggtctcctgcattgcaagcggattctttaccaactgagctatgagggaagcaatAATAAACAATAATGGTACTTAAAACGAAGAAGCTACCTTAAATCGTGGGGAAAAATGGTACCAGCTCCCCAGTAGGAAAGCCTGCGCTTTGCCctgatttcctgtaggaaaaCTCAGTCACATTCCCATCTAGTGCCCACAAGGCCAACCAAGAACAGACATTTGTGAAACCGATGTTCACATTCCCTGTGGCCAACAACCAAACGTGGCCAGTTCTTTCCCAGAGGCAGACCCTGTAACCTGTGGGAAAATccagttttctttaaaacatcaTCAAAAATCATCTTTTTCAGGGGggttgaaaacaaaaattaaacctAGAAGCCATTTCCCCACTCCTACCTGGTTGGTTATTACTAACCCAAGCAGTTAAGTTCTTCTTTGGACCATCTCATTCTAAGTCTCCAGAATAATCTTGCACATCAAGTTCCTAGAATCATCTAACTACCAAGCCCCAAGGCTAGCTCCTCTCCCGTAAGAGATGCTAATACTATTATAAAAGTTAGAGCGTTTATTCAGACTTACTGACACAGGGAACTGGAAGAGATGGTTCATATCTCTAATTCCTTTCATTCAATTTGATTTTAGAAGTTAATCTAGTCTCAACAATTGTATAAGGGAGGCTATCATCTCCATTTTCCATGTAAGGCAGATGAAGTTTGAAGCGTGGttagtaacttgctcaaggtcacaccacCTGGTGGTGAAACCAGACTTCAAGCCAGGTCTCTTTAATTCTGTGAAATTCTCTCTCTACCTACTCTGCTCTTccctttttaaataaaggatagAACTTCAGGATACATAATGGTCTGGCAGCCTTTTTCCATCCCCTGAAAGTAGTgtctactttgcattccagaaatCACCTGTGTCCTGGCAGTGACAGCAGGAAGCAGGGGCTGCCAAGCCgcccctgagccaccagaacCAAGACTGGACGGTGAATGCACTTACCAGTGTGCTTCCGGCTGTGCATCTGTAAGTGGGACAGCTTAAAATATCTCTTATTGCAGCCTGGGTAAGCACACATGAAGGGGCGCTTCTCACTGGTCTCAGATGCCGACCGGACAAGAGTCGGGGCCACTCCAGGCACACGCCGCACATCCTGCAAGCAGAGTGTAAGATGAACAGAGGCTTTAAGCCACATGTGAACATTCACATTGGTCCCAAGGAAAGTGAGCTTTGAAGTATTCCCAAAGGAGGGATAGTGGATGTGATGCCTGAAACCACTCCCCCCAACATCTGAGGTGCCCAAAGCAGACATCGCTAGTGGATGACAGAGCAGCACATTCAACAGTGCATTGCCCTAAGATCATCACTGCTGATCAACCAGAACCGGGACCTGAGATGAAGTCAGTCTTAGGGCTGCTGATCCAGAGCATCTGGAAAAGAAATGCTGCACACTGGGAGAGTTCCCAATCTTTCCTGTCTCTCAGCTTCTCAATCTTGAAGCAGAGAGGTCTGGAAGTCAAAGCCCCAGGTTCTACTCTATTCCCTCCCACTCGGACACCAGGCCACATGACCTCGGGCCCTATCTGCAATGGGTTGGGAAGTCCTTATTAGAGAAAAATGAGCCCCCAACTGAGCAACCTTCCACGTGTGAGTCAATGACAAGGAAGAAGAATACATCCTGGGAGGTGAGGGTTCTGTCTGTGAAGGGAGCTGAAACCACAGGAAGCCCACAGCGTTGCCAGCACGATACTTTACTAGAGACACCAGGAAGCACCGTGTGTGTGCCCTCTGCCCACTCTATGTCCATCACAGGGCATTCTGTGGATCACCTTTATCCTGTAGGAGTGTGTGTGCATGGTTTGGTCCTCCATGAGAAGAAGCTAGAGGGAAACAGTGAGGCAAATGCCCCTTAGGCTCCAGGGACCAGTGAGTCATAAGCAAAAGCAACGCAAGTGCCTGAGGGGCCACTGAACCCTCCTCGTCCTCACACAGATGTGCAGGTCAGGGCCCCTAGAGCACATCCATAGTTTGTCTTAAGACCCGGGACCACTTCTAAGCTTACCCACTCCTGCCCTGGGCACTTCCCCCACCGCCCACAAGCATACGTTCAAGTTCCTATTTCACCTCTTGCTGCGCGATCTTTTTTGAAGTAAACATACAGTAGTACCATAcggctggagaaggcgatggcaccccactccaggagaaggcgatggcgcccactccagtgttcctgcctggagaatcccatggacggagggcctggtgggctgcagtccatggggtcgcacagagtcggacacgactgagcgacttcactttcagtttgcactttcattcattggagaaggaaatggcaacccactccagtgttcttgcctggagaatcccagggacgggggagcctggtggg
Above is a genomic segment from Bos javanicus breed banteng chromosome 15, ARS-OSU_banteng_1.0, whole genome shotgun sequence containing:
- the WT1 gene encoding Wilms tumor protein isoform X3, producing MTSQLECMTWNQMNLGATLKGVAAGSSSSVKWTEGQSNHGTGYESDNHTTPILCGAQYRIHTHGVFRGIQDVRRVPGVAPTLVRSASETSEKRPFMCAYPGCNKRYFKLSHLQMHSRKHTGEKPYQCDFKDCERRFSRSDQLKRHQRRHTGVKPFQCKTCQRKFSRSDHLKTHTRTHTGKTSEKPFSCRWPSCQKKFARSDELVRHHNMHQRNMSKLQLAL